From a region of the Halanaerobium hydrogeniformans genome:
- a CDS encoding putative polysaccharide biosynthesis protein, giving the protein MKEKNKNSFIKGAAILTAAGMAARVMGFVYRVVLTRIIGAEGMGLYQMAYPIYTILLVVSRSGIPIALAKLIADRIASDKKKEAYKTFIVARRMSFIIGLSVSLIMAISAKPLINLLSLDPRSYYAVLAISPAIFVVSIMAAYRGFFQGLQDMVPTALSQIIEQFVRMFTMILLVVLLAPHGLEYAAAGASFGAVTGAGGGLLILLFIYHKRHEKIFSFLSTGKDSVEIKSMRIAKRIASLGVPITLGALVLPLMSLVDLIFVPNRLQTAGYLVNEATALYGMFSAVAMPLVNFPTIITVSLSASLVPAIAEAFAKERDELIKHRVQTALRLTILVGLPASVGLYLLALPITDIIFSEPGAAVPLRFVAWGVLFIALQQTSTGILNGVGKTAIPARNLMIGAVFNAFINYTLTAIPRFGIRGAALGTTTGFAIAAFLNLYHVKKESGFKIQVKAMIIKPLTAIIVMSVFVKAAYYFGLNILTRYNITYAYQINTFLVIFFASFIYFITLLLLKEIKYNDLAVMPVFGKKLADFLRKIALID; this is encoded by the coding sequence ATGAAAGAAAAAAATAAAAATAGCTTCATTAAAGGAGCCGCTATTTTAACAGCTGCAGGTATGGCTGCTCGGGTAATGGGTTTTGTTTATAGAGTTGTATTAACCAGAATCATAGGTGCAGAAGGTATGGGTCTATATCAGATGGCCTATCCAATCTATACAATTTTACTGGTTGTTTCTAGATCAGGTATTCCAATTGCATTAGCCAAACTGATTGCAGATAGAATTGCTTCTGATAAGAAGAAAGAGGCTTATAAAACTTTTATTGTTGCTCGCCGGATGAGTTTTATAATTGGTTTATCTGTTTCACTAATAATGGCTATTTCTGCAAAACCTTTAATAAATTTACTTTCTCTAGATCCTAGATCATATTATGCGGTACTTGCAATTTCACCAGCCATCTTCGTTGTTTCTATTATGGCTGCATATAGAGGTTTTTTTCAAGGTTTGCAGGATATGGTACCAACCGCACTTTCTCAAATTATAGAGCAATTTGTTAGAATGTTTACTATGATTTTACTTGTAGTATTATTAGCTCCACATGGTTTAGAATATGCAGCAGCAGGTGCCAGCTTTGGAGCGGTAACAGGTGCTGGAGGCGGATTATTGATACTTTTATTTATTTATCATAAAAGACATGAAAAAATATTTAGTTTTTTGTCGACTGGCAAAGATTCTGTAGAAATTAAATCAATGAGAATAGCAAAAAGGATTGCTTCTTTAGGTGTTCCAATAACCTTAGGTGCACTTGTTTTACCATTAATGAGTTTAGTAGATTTAATATTTGTTCCAAATAGATTGCAGACAGCTGGCTATTTGGTAAATGAAGCAACCGCATTATATGGAATGTTTTCTGCTGTAGCAATGCCCCTGGTTAATTTTCCAACAATAATTACTGTTTCCTTATCTGCTAGTTTGGTACCTGCTATTGCTGAAGCATTTGCAAAAGAAAGAGATGAGTTAATTAAACATCGAGTTCAAACTGCATTGAGGCTAACAATTTTAGTTGGTTTACCTGCATCGGTAGGTTTATATTTATTGGCTTTACCAATAACGGATATTATTTTTTCTGAACCCGGAGCAGCTGTTCCTTTAAGGTTTGTAGCCTGGGGAGTATTATTTATTGCCCTTCAACAAACAAGCACAGGTATTTTAAATGGGGTAGGAAAAACTGCTATACCTGCCAGAAATTTAATGATTGGAGCTGTGTTCAATGCTTTTATCAATTATACTCTAACTGCCATACCTAGATTTGGAATAAGGGGTGCTGCTCTTGGAACTACAACTGGATTTGCAATTGCCGCTTTTTTAAATCTTTATCATGTTAAAAAAGAGAGTGGTTTTAAAATACAAGTCAAGGCAATGATTATTAAACCATTAACAGCAATAATAGTAATGTCAGTTTTTGTTAAAGCTGCCTATTATTTTGGTTTAAACATATTAACTAGATATAATATTACTTATGCTTATCAGATAAATACTTTTTTAGTAATCTTTTTTGCCTCTTTTATTTATTTTATAACTCTGTTATTATTAAAAGAAATAAAGTATAATGATTTAGCTGTAATGCCTGTTTTTGGTAAAAAATTAGCTGATTTCTTGCGAAAAATAGCTTTAATTGATTAA